The proteins below come from a single Pristiophorus japonicus isolate sPriJap1 chromosome 18, sPriJap1.hap1, whole genome shotgun sequence genomic window:
- the LOC139228659 gene encoding iron-sulfur cluster assembly 1 homolog, mitochondrial-like — protein MAAAVRASARAVSGRRLRLPAKVALLLTSSAVSRIKNLLQHRPDCVGLKVGVRTRGCSGLSYVIEYATEKGKFDEEVNQDGVRVFIDQKAQLTLLGTEMDFIETKLSSEFVFNNPNIKGTCGCGESFTV, from the exons ATGGCGGCGGCGGTGAGGGCAAGCGCTCGAGCGGTGAGCGGCCGTAGGTTGCGGCTGCCGGCCAAAGTCGCCCTCCTGCTG ACTTCATCTGCTGTCAGCAGAATTAAAAATCTTCTGCAACACCGACCAGATTGT GTTGGTTTGAAAGTTGGAGTCCGTACTCGTGGCTGCAGTGGTCTCTCATATGTGATAGAGTACGCAACAGAGAAGGGAAAGTTTGACGAAGAAGTTAATCAGGATG GCGTGCGTGTGTTCATTGACCAGAAAGCACAGTTAACCCTGCTGGGAACAGAGATGGATTTTATTGAAACAAAGCTCTCCAGTGAATTTGTTTTCAATAACCCAAATATTAAAGGAACATGCGGATGTGGTGAAAGCTTTACTGTATAA